From the Halorhabdus utahensis DSM 12940 genome, one window contains:
- a CDS encoding DUF6498-containing protein, translated as MPSTTDPLPAPAWLRDLPVVVGNLVPIVGVIFFGWSPTALLLVYQAELAAICVWTVIKIPFAHKRPNNAIDDRFRLLGPLQEKRGAVGSLGPFPPVYPRNVPTLVFAVVITPVVVGLAFVAFALTRPTVTEADAAAFLLGGAAVFLTRGIDTYREYFRGNDYLTHSPRSLLLVPFKYLFVVGLLFMAFLGLESTVETTAILDPARSVLALAVGKLAYDVRASRLERDDDRRGLFSRLYGSKRTEIEPEPVETPDVEPRLRTSMGRTATVVDALLHGLAYLAGSIGFVTALIVGFGVLASSVGFVLVGLGLGGFFVALRATTRYFRYGTLEYHCYDDVLVAYDRLLEESQAKVENYAVTDITLSNGLIDRLLGTESLEFNVYSTDDTTMELFVPSPETVDTDDDANESVPMTVPHLQEPRSITDTLGLSWHLDDSAGE; from the coding sequence TTGCCCTCCACCACGGATCCGTTGCCCGCCCCCGCCTGGCTTCGTGATCTCCCCGTCGTCGTGGGGAACCTCGTCCCGATTGTCGGCGTCATCTTTTTCGGGTGGTCGCCGACGGCGCTGTTGCTCGTCTACCAGGCCGAACTAGCCGCGATTTGCGTCTGGACCGTGATCAAGATCCCCTTTGCCCATAAGCGACCCAACAACGCCATCGACGATCGCTTCAGGCTGCTCGGGCCACTCCAGGAGAAACGCGGCGCGGTCGGGTCGCTGGGTCCCTTCCCGCCAGTGTATCCGCGGAACGTCCCGACGCTCGTCTTTGCTGTCGTGATCACGCCCGTCGTCGTGGGATTGGCCTTTGTCGCCTTCGCCCTGACGCGACCGACGGTCACTGAGGCCGACGCGGCCGCGTTCCTCCTCGGTGGAGCCGCGGTCTTTCTCACCCGCGGGATCGACACCTACCGCGAGTACTTTCGTGGGAACGACTATTTGACGCACTCCCCGCGATCCTTGCTGCTCGTTCCTTTCAAGTACCTCTTCGTCGTCGGCCTCCTGTTCATGGCCTTTCTCGGCCTCGAATCGACCGTCGAGACGACTGCGATCCTCGATCCCGCGCGGTCGGTGCTCGCCCTCGCGGTCGGGAAACTCGCTTACGACGTCCGGGCGAGTCGACTGGAACGTGATGACGACCGCCGGGGCCTCTTCTCACGGCTTTACGGAAGCAAACGCACCGAGATCGAACCTGAACCTGTCGAGACACCGGACGTGGAGCCACGTCTCCGGACGTCGATGGGTCGGACGGCGACGGTCGTCGACGCCCTGCTTCACGGACTTGCCTATCTGGCTGGCTCGATCGGGTTCGTCACCGCTTTGATCGTCGGCTTTGGCGTGCTCGCATCGAGCGTCGGGTTTGTCCTCGTCGGTCTCGGCCTGGGCGGATTCTTCGTGGCGTTGCGAGCGACCACCCGGTACTTCCGGTACGGAACGCTTGAATACCACTGCTACGACGATGTTCTCGTGGCATACGACCGACTCCTCGAGGAATCCCAGGCCAAAGTGGAGAATTACGCAGTCACCGATATCACGCTCTCGAACGGACTAATCGATCGCCTGCTCGGAACTGAGTCGCTCGAATTCAATGTGTATTCGACGGACGACACGACGATGGAGCTGTTCGTTCCGAGTCCCGAAACGGTCGATACCGACGACGACGCCAACGAGAGCGTCCCGATGACTGTTCCGCACCTCCAGGAGCCGCGTTCGATCACGGACACACTCGGTCTCTCGTGGCACCTCGACGACAGCGCGGGTGAGTAA
- a CDS encoding response regulator, translating to MGDTENLPNALVVDDEREVADAYALRLRGLCNVETAYDGEAALEMVRDREIDVVLLDRHMPGMSGDDVLDELAAMDFQGRVLMVTAIDPDFDILDMPFDDYLCKPVDREDVRAAVTQQCTILGYATLGEYFSVEAKRQVIAAELPAEQRESHEAYQRRQEQSRRLERRARRLLGEAAKLLDSFDEIARESG from the coding sequence ATGGGGGACACCGAGAACCTCCCGAACGCGCTGGTCGTGGACGACGAGCGGGAGGTCGCCGACGCCTACGCGCTCCGCCTGCGCGGACTCTGTAACGTCGAAACCGCCTACGATGGCGAGGCGGCCCTGGAGATGGTCCGCGACCGCGAGATCGACGTAGTGCTACTGGATCGGCACATGCCCGGCATGTCCGGCGATGACGTGCTCGATGAACTCGCGGCGATGGATTTCCAGGGGCGAGTGCTCATGGTGACGGCAATCGATCCAGACTTCGACATCCTCGACATGCCGTTCGACGACTATCTCTGCAAGCCGGTCGATCGCGAAGACGTCCGAGCAGCCGTGACCCAGCAGTGTACGATCCTCGGGTACGCGACGCTCGGCGAGTACTTCAGCGTCGAAGCCAAGCGCCAGGTTATCGCGGCCGAACTTCCGGCTGAGCAGCGCGAGTCTCACGAGGCCTATCAGCGAAGACAGGAACAGTCACGGCGGCTGGAGCGACGCGCGCGCCGACTGCTAGGTGAGGCGGCGAAACTCCTCGATAGCTTCGACGAGATCGCGCGCGAAAGTGGATGA
- a CDS encoding winged helix-turn-helix domain-containing protein yields the protein MSSEPARSRIGPTSPATTNRDDVWNHDDPTSLLDTLGDEYARAAFEAVLDHPKSGREVAAATAMSRPTAFRRLNALVDLGLLETENRIEAENGHHHKVYRPVIDSLAVTIDDGGIEIVVESDRPTGSPFDAPRPIPAND from the coding sequence ATGTCAAGCGAACCAGCCCGATCCCGAATTGGTCCCACCTCCCCGGCAACGACCAACCGAGATGACGTATGGAATCACGACGATCCGACGTCGCTGCTCGACACACTCGGCGACGAATACGCTCGGGCAGCCTTCGAAGCCGTCCTCGACCACCCGAAGAGTGGACGGGAAGTCGCGGCGGCCACTGCTATGTCCCGTCCCACGGCGTTCCGACGGCTTAACGCGCTCGTCGATCTCGGCTTGCTCGAAACCGAAAACCGGATCGAGGCCGAAAACGGTCACCATCACAAGGTCTACCGTCCCGTAATCGACTCGTTGGCAGTGACGATCGACGACGGCGGGATCGAGATTGTGGTCGAATCCGACCGGCCGACAGGATCGCCCTTCGACGCGCCGCGGCCGATCCCGGCGAACGACTGA
- a CDS encoding PAS domain-containing protein, which yields MVLYTALRLGTTTFAALVAVALVVVLLRYRDRASARALLGVGVFTSVGSLLHLLVADLTSPNAAIAVTGWDVEASAWVVIGTTTTVIAGGLWVLFAFRYTGRSRRVVQATGAIIGAISIGAVMTAALAVRDPSPLTFQLLTVTFLLMGFLVTIGVFLLLWTSIDQQAVPLREPLLLAGGAIVLLSGSFVAQIFERPVIRPALTAIAGGLFLFAVVRYPVFETPPAVRVLGRDRVVGELADGILIVDRSGRVRDLNPAGERLFDVSRASVLEEAFESLFPTAISLTDVAKRADPIRIELPDGTTVSVTADPVTDGRGRQVGHLITCTDVTARQRREEQLTLLSRFVVEVIQGRMTAVADEVTEIENTSFDDAPEVAGRMWERTTQLTTLVAQTRSIERAIAENGVRPDERLAVGAVLRELRDSITTEAGPKMAVDTPADAIDTAVNSALLASLLEPVLEDACAHAVTQVEVTVETDPPTVRIIDDRPDVNDRAEKGSDADLSLAVSRLALDQLGGHLSVERTSEGRRAVVVVLPSGDTRETDRPHTTGGDA from the coding sequence ATGGTGCTCTATACGGCACTCCGGCTCGGAACGACAACGTTCGCGGCACTGGTAGCCGTCGCGCTGGTGGTGGTTCTGCTCCGGTATCGTGATCGGGCCAGCGCCCGGGCACTGCTCGGTGTCGGGGTGTTCACAAGCGTGGGATCGCTCTTGCACCTGCTTGTGGCCGATCTCACATCGCCGAACGCAGCGATCGCAGTGACCGGCTGGGATGTCGAGGCGTCGGCGTGGGTCGTGATCGGCACGACCACCACAGTGATCGCCGGCGGGCTGTGGGTACTGTTCGCCTTTCGATACACGGGTCGATCCCGGCGGGTGGTCCAGGCGACCGGCGCGATCATAGGCGCGATCTCGATCGGTGCCGTCATGACCGCGGCACTGGCGGTCAGGGATCCGTCCCCCCTCACATTCCAATTGCTGACGGTGACGTTCCTCCTCATGGGATTTCTCGTCACGATCGGGGTATTTTTGCTCCTGTGGACGTCGATCGACCAGCAAGCAGTCCCGCTCCGTGAGCCGTTGTTGCTAGCAGGTGGCGCGATCGTATTGTTGTCCGGAAGTTTCGTCGCACAGATCTTCGAACGACCAGTCATCCGCCCGGCACTGACGGCGATCGCCGGCGGCTTGTTTCTGTTCGCCGTTGTCCGGTATCCGGTTTTCGAAACGCCACCCGCCGTACGGGTGCTCGGGCGGGATCGCGTCGTCGGTGAACTGGCTGACGGAATCCTCATCGTCGATCGGAGCGGGCGGGTTCGAGACCTCAATCCCGCCGGCGAACGGCTGTTCGATGTCTCGCGGGCATCGGTCCTCGAAGAAGCGTTCGAGTCACTGTTTCCCACCGCGATCAGTCTCACGGACGTGGCGAAGAGAGCGGACCCAATTCGGATCGAACTGCCGGACGGAACGACGGTGTCCGTGACCGCCGATCCGGTCACTGACGGACGGGGTCGTCAAGTCGGCCACCTGATAACCTGTACGGACGTGACCGCCCGACAGCGGAGGGAGGAACAGCTCACGTTGCTCAGTCGCTTCGTCGTCGAGGTGATTCAGGGACGAATGACTGCCGTGGCCGACGAGGTAACAGAGATAGAAAACACGTCGTTCGACGACGCTCCGGAGGTCGCCGGTCGGATGTGGGAGCGAACGACGCAGCTGACGACACTCGTCGCCCAGACGCGCTCGATCGAGCGAGCTATCGCCGAGAACGGGGTCCGCCCGGACGAGCGACTTGCTGTCGGCGCCGTCCTCCGGGAACTCCGCGATTCGATCACTACCGAAGCAGGCCCGAAGATGGCGGTCGATACCCCAGCGGACGCTATCGACACGGCTGTCAACTCGGCGCTCCTGGCGTCGCTGCTCGAACCAGTGCTCGAAGACGCGTGCGCCCATGCTGTGACGCAGGTCGAAGTCACCGTCGAAACTGACCCCCCGACGGTTCGGATCATCGACGACCGACCGGACGTCAACGATCGCGCAGAGAAGGGGTCCGACGCCGACCTCTCGCTTGCGGTTTCGCGCCTGGCACTCGACCAACTCGGGGGCCATCTTTCCGTCGAGCGGACCTCGGAGGGACGACGGGCGGTTGTCGTCGTCCTCCCGTCGGGTGACACGCGGGAAACGGACCGACCACACACAACAGGGGGTGACGCGTGA
- a CDS encoding ATP-binding protein yields MIRIAWVAGALVVLVTGVIVAGRTARRHDHPGVVPYALLAVLLAGMGATIAFSRSGLVPIELDAISELLLIGGYAFASLLWIAFVFEYTGRGPAMTPRRWAGIVLLGGLTVTSTAVTWAQQTARLQVGLLGQLSSLTTFVLQVAVFSLGLLGVVLLVRSAVTYDDLARDSAVAFALTGVGITFLPIAIGYGGQLGGDSIYRVVFVQLAAVVGVLAWTAFGTDAFERGAAAGHLARKTALDAMSVPVLVVDREDRLLDVNQAAAETFDVETTRLRHHSLADVTDVPEDPPADRPVTLRTTTGRREFAVDRTEITGTDGDVLGRAYRFRDVTDRKTREQRLQVLNRVIRHNLRNDLDAIRGFAEPIRDEELPAGEASQYFDRIETLATELVDLADAVDRSQRVLTGDPLERTQCDLVTIARSVAGSATDADVTLDLPGAVVIRSDPDAIESVLTELLDNAITHTDRTPPSVTVCIHSTADGGRIEVADDGPGIPPEERNPLLEGEETPSRHSSGIGLWLVSWTVTRLGGELAFDERDPRGSVVIVDLPDLERSNQFGPPDT; encoded by the coding sequence ATGATCCGGATCGCCTGGGTCGCCGGTGCCCTCGTCGTGCTCGTGACCGGCGTCATCGTGGCCGGTCGGACTGCACGACGACACGATCATCCGGGGGTGGTGCCGTACGCACTACTGGCCGTCCTGCTTGCCGGGATGGGCGCAACCATCGCGTTCAGCCGGTCCGGTTTGGTGCCGATCGAACTCGATGCGATCAGCGAGTTGCTTCTCATCGGCGGGTACGCGTTCGCCTCGTTGCTGTGGATCGCGTTCGTCTTCGAGTACACCGGCCGCGGCCCGGCGATGACGCCGCGTCGATGGGCGGGGATCGTCCTCCTTGGTGGTCTGACAGTCACGAGCACGGCGGTCACCTGGGCGCAGCAGACGGCGCGACTACAGGTGGGCCTGCTCGGCCAGCTGTCGTCCCTCACGACGTTCGTCCTGCAGGTGGCTGTGTTTTCACTTGGTCTGCTCGGTGTGGTGTTACTCGTGCGCTCGGCGGTGACGTACGACGATCTGGCGCGTGACTCAGCAGTGGCCTTTGCCCTCACAGGCGTCGGGATCACGTTTCTCCCGATCGCGATCGGCTACGGCGGACAACTCGGTGGCGACTCGATCTATCGGGTCGTCTTCGTTCAACTCGCGGCCGTCGTCGGCGTCTTGGCCTGGACCGCGTTCGGCACCGACGCGTTCGAACGAGGGGCAGCGGCGGGACACCTCGCCCGGAAGACGGCCCTCGACGCGATGTCCGTCCCCGTACTCGTCGTCGATCGCGAAGATCGACTCCTCGACGTGAACCAGGCCGCCGCAGAGACGTTCGACGTCGAGACGACCCGGCTTCGGCATCACTCGCTCGCCGACGTGACGGACGTGCCCGAGGATCCACCAGCGGACCGCCCGGTCACGCTTCGGACCACGACCGGGAGACGGGAGTTCGCCGTCGACCGGACCGAGATCACCGGCACAGACGGCGATGTGCTCGGGCGTGCCTACCGGTTCCGGGACGTTACGGACCGCAAGACACGCGAACAGCGTCTGCAGGTTCTCAACCGAGTAATCCGACACAATCTCCGGAACGATCTCGACGCGATTCGCGGGTTCGCCGAACCGATCCGCGACGAGGAACTCCCTGCCGGAGAGGCGTCACAGTATTTCGATCGGATCGAAACACTCGCGACAGAGCTGGTCGATCTCGCCGACGCAGTCGACCGGTCCCAACGCGTGCTGACGGGGGACCCCCTCGAACGGACCCAGTGTGATCTCGTCACGATCGCCCGATCGGTCGCTGGCAGCGCGACTGACGCCGACGTGACGCTGGATCTTCCCGGGGCGGTTGTCATCCGATCCGATCCTGACGCCATCGAATCGGTACTCACGGAACTGCTGGACAATGCCATAACCCATACCGATCGGACGCCGCCGTCGGTAACGGTCTGCATCCACTCGACGGCAGACGGCGGACGGATCGAGGTGGCAGACGACGGACCGGGAATCCCGCCCGAAGAGCGGAACCCTCTCCTCGAGGGCGAGGAAACACCGAGTCGACACAGTAGCGGAATCGGTCTCTGGCTGGTCTCCTGGACGGTGACGCGGCTGGGCGGCGAGCTGGCGTTCGACGAACGCGATCCCCGTGGGAGCGTGGTGATCGTCGATCTGCCCGATCTGGAGCGATCGAACCAGTTTGGGCCGCCGGACACTTGA
- a CDS encoding RDD family protein, with the protein MTSNTERRCGVGIRGVAMAIDSIVWLALFMLVVSTVGLVSGDLQTTSEGIETNLEGGPALVGLGLWLAVSIMYHTLAEWRWGKTLGKYLVSIKVTRPDGSPPSLVGSLLRNLLRLIDWLPFFYLAGIITVAFSKSDRRLGDRVGNTIVVRP; encoded by the coding sequence ATGACCTCGAACACCGAGCGGCGGTGTGGCGTCGGCATCCGTGGCGTCGCGATGGCGATCGACTCGATCGTCTGGCTCGCGCTGTTCATGCTCGTCGTCTCCACCGTGGGACTGGTATCTGGAGACTTACAGACCACCAGCGAGGGAATCGAGACGAACCTCGAAGGCGGACCCGCACTCGTCGGACTCGGCCTCTGGCTCGCCGTCTCGATCATGTATCACACGCTGGCCGAATGGCGATGGGGCAAGACGCTCGGGAAGTACCTCGTCAGCATCAAGGTGACGCGGCCGGACGGTTCGCCGCCGTCGTTAGTGGGATCGCTCCTTCGAAATCTCCTCCGACTGATCGACTGGTTGCCGTTCTTTTATCTGGCCGGAATCATCACGGTTGCGTTCTCGAAGTCGGACAGACGGCTCGGTGATCGGGTAGGGAACACGATCGTCGTTCGTCCGTGA
- a CDS encoding DUF5518 domain-containing protein, with the protein MEPIPTSTRDAETETTTEPVPAFSRSIDWAIGGVLGLLGLLMALGGWVLYAAIDRQGIATVIREGEFRSDVLTEAEAIDVLVAIAEWGGLGLAAVGVLLVLFGVAVVWGHGRARRHGRGTPNWVLGVVGAIVSTVLSFVPFSPLLGGAAASYLSTDRADSGVAAGTFAGIFTTIPALVGLGFVGVGLFSALPEATAGGAVLALAVGIAFTIVYVIGLSAIGGYAGRRFAS; encoded by the coding sequence ATGGAACCGATTCCAACATCGACACGGGACGCTGAAACGGAAACCACGACTGAGCCAGTCCCCGCTTTCAGCCGGTCGATCGACTGGGCGATCGGCGGCGTGCTTGGGCTTTTGGGCCTCCTGATGGCCCTCGGCGGCTGGGTGCTGTACGCCGCCATCGATCGCCAGGGGATCGCGACGGTCATCAGGGAAGGGGAATTCCGGTCGGATGTCCTCACCGAGGCGGAGGCGATCGACGTGCTGGTCGCGATCGCCGAGTGGGGCGGACTCGGGCTTGCCGCCGTCGGCGTTTTGCTCGTCCTGTTCGGCGTCGCTGTCGTCTGGGGTCACGGCCGTGCACGACGCCACGGCCGGGGGACACCGAACTGGGTCCTCGGCGTGGTCGGCGCGATCGTCAGTACCGTGCTCAGTTTCGTCCCGTTCTCGCCGCTGCTCGGCGGGGCGGCCGCGAGTTACCTCTCGACCGACCGTGCGGACAGCGGTGTCGCAGCGGGGACGTTCGCCGGGATCTTCACGACCATCCCGGCACTCGTCGGCCTCGGGTTCGTCGGCGTCGGGCTGTTCAGCGCGCTCCCCGAGGCGACTGCAGGAGGCGCCGTCCTGGCACTCGCCGTCGGCATCGCCTTCACGATCGTCTACGTCATCGGCCTGAGCGCCATCGGCGGCTACGCCGGGCGACGGTTCGCTTCCTGA
- a CDS encoding bacterio-opsin activator domain-containing protein, with the protein MDTDFERAPIGVLEVSPDGVVRDGNATAASVLDVAPDAVAGEPIGRVFPESVEGQVPGAFETPPDAEQSFEAYYPDLDRWLVVDLVPAAEVVYVYLRDETDAHRREQQLDSLRSDLRRLTIGNELLADVLGDLVSASTREEIAETICRQLGETDIYEFAWVGERAVGSTEIVLRAAAGTTGRTLDRIETALDGDADLPELRAIERGEPTVVESLGADESVPETIRRAAFADGLGSLLAVPLTYGSSVYGVVGVYATEKDAFSERERESFGTVGTMAGFAIKAARNQSLLTAERVVELTLRVSDPATPFVAAVSDTDTRIDVTGVIPQGEELLCYVETETDQRGPEAVATALAEHESVVATRTVGKHDDGGSIELRQRAETPLGQLLSQGGTVRSATFGPDGDRVVVELPLSEDVRRIADAITRRYDAEVLAKRERRRDERTTGEIRDGLTARLTDRQEEALRTAFFADYFESPRGSSAEEVADALGITGPTLLHHLRAGQRKLLAELFEATDRRLDPDRSSDGT; encoded by the coding sequence ATGGACACCGACTTCGAGCGCGCACCGATCGGGGTTCTCGAAGTGAGTCCGGACGGCGTCGTCCGCGACGGCAACGCCACGGCAGCGTCTGTCCTTGACGTAGCCCCTGACGCCGTCGCCGGCGAGCCGATCGGGCGTGTCTTTCCCGAATCTGTCGAGGGCCAGGTCCCGGGGGCGTTCGAGACCCCGCCGGACGCGGAGCAGTCCTTCGAGGCGTACTATCCCGACCTGGACAGGTGGCTCGTGGTCGATCTCGTCCCCGCAGCGGAAGTCGTCTACGTCTACCTCCGGGACGAAACCGACGCACACCGGCGCGAGCAGCAGCTCGACTCGCTTCGATCGGACCTCCGCCGGCTGACGATCGGGAACGAACTCCTCGCGGACGTGCTGGGCGACCTCGTTTCCGCCTCGACGCGCGAAGAGATCGCCGAAACCATCTGCCGACAGCTTGGTGAGACTGATATCTACGAGTTCGCGTGGGTCGGCGAGCGCGCGGTCGGCTCCACGGAGATCGTACTGCGGGCCGCTGCCGGTACAACAGGGCGCACGCTCGACCGGATCGAAACCGCTCTCGATGGCGACGCCGACCTGCCGGAGTTGCGCGCGATCGAGCGGGGCGAACCGACGGTCGTCGAGTCACTCGGCGCGGACGAATCCGTCCCGGAAACGATCCGCCGGGCGGCCTTCGCCGACGGATTGGGGTCGCTGCTTGCCGTCCCACTGACCTACGGCTCGAGCGTCTACGGCGTCGTCGGCGTCTACGCCACCGAGAAGGACGCCTTCTCCGAACGCGAACGGGAGAGTTTCGGAACCGTCGGGACGATGGCCGGGTTCGCTATCAAAGCGGCTCGCAACCAATCGCTGCTCACTGCCGAGCGGGTCGTCGAACTCACGCTCCGGGTGTCAGATCCCGCGACGCCGTTCGTCGCCGCGGTTTCCGACACCGACACCCGGATCGACGTGACGGGTGTGATCCCGCAGGGAGAGGAGCTACTCTGTTACGTCGAGACCGAGACTGACCAACGGGGGCCCGAGGCGGTCGCAACTGCGTTGGCGGAGCACGAATCGGTCGTTGCGACGCGAACAGTCGGGAAACACGACGACGGCGGATCGATCGAACTCCGCCAGCGGGCCGAGACACCGCTCGGACAACTCCTGAGTCAGGGCGGGACAGTTCGGTCGGCCACGTTTGGTCCAGATGGGGACCGGGTCGTCGTCGAACTCCCGCTGTCGGAAGACGTCCGCCGGATCGCGGACGCGATCACGCGCCGGTACGACGCCGAGGTACTCGCCAAGCGGGAACGCCGGCGGGACGAACGGACAACCGGGGAGATCCGGGACGGGCTGACCGCTCGACTGACGGACCGCCAGGAGGAGGCGCTTCGCACCGCGTTCTTCGCGGATTACTTCGAATCGCCACGGGGAAGTTCCGCCGAAGAAGTCGCTGATGCCCTGGGAATTACTGGACCAACGCTGCTTCACCACCTTCGGGCAGGACAGCGGAAACTCCTGGCAGAACTCTTCGAGGCGACAGATCGGCGGCTCGACCCTGACCGATCGTCGGACGGGACCTGA
- a CDS encoding AIM24 family protein has translation MDVDEFTAEHAPTETDETFSLENRYTLDVAVEGSLLAKAGSMVAYTGDLSFTGQATPEGGITGFIKEAATGEGTPIMRVEGTGHLYLADHEKEVQLLRLDDGESITVNGEDVLAFESGLSYEITEIDSLAGAFAGGFTNVSLQGPGHVALTTHGDPVVMEPPVTTDPGATVAWSSTTPDVEVNTNVSDMIGQESGERFQMQFTDPGGFVIVQPYEEHA, from the coding sequence ATGGATGTAGACGAATTCACTGCCGAACACGCACCGACAGAGACAGACGAGACGTTCAGCTTGGAAAATAGATACACCCTCGACGTGGCAGTCGAGGGATCGCTGCTGGCGAAAGCCGGTTCGATGGTCGCCTACACGGGCGACCTCTCGTTCACCGGCCAGGCAACACCGGAGGGCGGCATCACTGGGTTCATCAAGGAAGCCGCGACCGGCGAGGGGACGCCGATCATGCGCGTCGAGGGGACAGGCCACCTCTATCTCGCCGATCACGAAAAGGAAGTCCAGCTCCTCCGACTCGACGACGGCGAATCGATCACCGTCAACGGCGAGGACGTGCTGGCCTTCGAGTCCGGGCTGTCCTACGAGATCACCGAGATCGACAGTCTCGCCGGGGCGTTCGCCGGCGGCTTCACCAACGTCTCGCTTCAGGGACCGGGTCACGTCGCCCTCACCACACATGGCGACCCGGTCGTGATGGAACCGCCCGTCACCACCGACCCAGGCGCGACAGTCGCCTGGAGTTCGACAACGCCGGATGTCGAGGTCAACACCAACGTTTCGGACATGATTGGCCAGGAGTCCGGCGAGCGCTTCCAGATGCAGTTCACCGATCCCGGCGGCTTCGTCATCGTCCAACCGTACGAGGAACACGCCTGA
- a CDS encoding sensor histidine kinase yields the protein MTANGATGSFAIEEWPDPVCRLSDDDGTQVVQAVNEAFERTFGSIEPGEPVTTLFETFDLSVVLGPEDPTVVGTEADKIIAESNRGRSEREPDTRYLLRAVPENGDTDGVLLFTPLPEEAAREADEIGLDHVASVISHDLRNPLDVAKAHLRAARETGEADHFEHVADAHERMERIVEDVLTLASGSDVIQPDEMVELSGVVEDAWTNVDTDDADIVLKGSLPSIIADPDRLGRLFENLFRNSIQHGGSAVTVTVGPLESAKGFYVADDGQGIPSAQQARVFDPGFSTDDHGTGLGLSIVARVVDLHGWSVTVTESANGGARFEVTGIETS from the coding sequence ATGACTGCCAACGGAGCCACGGGATCGTTTGCGATTGAGGAGTGGCCCGATCCGGTCTGTCGGCTCAGCGACGACGACGGAACGCAGGTCGTCCAGGCGGTGAACGAGGCTTTCGAGCGGACTTTCGGGTCGATTGAGCCAGGCGAACCAGTGACGACACTGTTCGAGACATTCGATCTCTCGGTCGTGCTGGGCCCGGAAGACCCGACTGTCGTCGGAACGGAAGCCGATAAGATCATCGCCGAATCAAACAGAGGCCGATCTGAGAGGGAGCCAGATACACGGTATCTCCTGCGGGCCGTTCCAGAAAACGGGGACACCGACGGAGTGCTCCTGTTCACCCCTCTTCCAGAGGAGGCCGCCCGAGAGGCGGACGAGATCGGGCTCGATCACGTCGCGAGCGTGATCAGTCACGACCTCCGGAACCCGCTTGACGTCGCCAAAGCACACTTGCGAGCGGCCCGAGAGACCGGCGAGGCGGACCACTTCGAGCACGTCGCCGACGCCCACGAGCGGATGGAGCGGATCGTCGAGGACGTGCTGACGCTGGCGAGCGGCTCCGACGTGATCCAACCTGACGAGATGGTCGAGCTGTCGGGAGTCGTGGAGGACGCGTGGACGAACGTCGATACCGACGACGCCGACATCGTCCTGAAGGGGTCCTTACCCAGTATCATCGCCGATCCCGACCGCCTGGGACGGCTGTTCGAGAATCTCTTCCGCAACTCGATCCAGCACGGCGGGAGCGCCGTGACCGTCACCGTCGGTCCGCTTGAATCAGCCAAGGGATTCTATGTCGCCGACGATGGACAGGGAATTCCATCGGCACAGCAGGCTCGCGTCTTCGATCCGGGGTTCAGCACCGACGACCACGGAACCGGGCTCGGCCTGTCGATCGTCGCCCGAGTCGTCGATCTGCACGGCTGGTCGGTCACCGTCACCGAGTCCGCGAACGGCGGCGCTCGCTTCGAGGTGACTGGCATCGAGACCAGTTGA
- a CDS encoding ArsR/SmtB family transcription factor has translation MTGRRTRTGETTPSHDAGSTRRSGGESHPETVPSGAILALLGDQYTRRLLSLLVERPRTGRELDEATEMSRPTIYRRLEQLGEHGLVRTELQFDPDGHHRKRFHATVSTFDFSIGSQSIDVSPRNPDDDRP, from the coding sequence ATGACGGGACGACGGACACGAACCGGAGAGACGACCCCATCGCACGACGCAGGTAGTACCCGCCGGAGTGGGGGTGAATCCCACCCGGAGACAGTCCCGAGCGGGGCGATACTCGCACTGCTCGGGGACCAATACACACGCAGACTCCTCTCTCTGTTGGTGGAACGGCCACGGACAGGCCGGGAACTGGACGAGGCGACAGAAATGTCCCGTCCGACGATCTACCGGCGACTCGAACAGTTAGGCGAGCACGGGCTGGTCCGAACGGAGCTGCAGTTCGATCCTGACGGTCACCATCGAAAGCGGTTCCACGCGACCGTCAGCACATTCGACTTCTCGATCGGCTCTCAGAGCATCGACGTGAGTCCTCGAAACCCGGACGACGACCGGCCCTGA